In a single window of the Bactrocera dorsalis isolate Fly_Bdor chromosome 2, ASM2337382v1, whole genome shotgun sequence genome:
- the LOC105227556 gene encoding BTB/POZ domain-containing protein 6-B isoform X2, producing the protein MIEAFANSLGSHLGRHLFYWAASQPEVNGLNLRLTELINKFHGPLERGVQVLDHLLTLEEEDFNGHWGSAYRHSYEPEYASDDGNQEVLQHSANSREILLPAAATTTTTAGVLAVTSGNNVTNNNRISTSNPNMETLNNGNGLLLSPPHNNSANNHHQQQQQRSAIAAAGAGAATGGGGGSSGGGGPTSGSGTATGGGEHNIQITQPISAPSSPLASPGVITSSALFCLPSSSSGVTSGGSSSSSGGGSGSGSYVCSAGAANQISNAAMNAVDTADPNWQATKATVLERNAAMFNNELMSDVKFVVGGEFDCVQTIPAHKYILATGSSVFYAMFYGGLAENKQEIKVPDVEPSAFLTLLRYLYCDEIQLEPDNILATLYAAKKYIVPHLARACVNYLEVKLTAKNACLLLSQSRLFEEPELMQRCWEVIDAQAEMAIKSEDFVDIDLKTFESILSRETLNCKEIHLFEAALNWALNACQKMGVDVTAPNKRSMLGQALHLIRIPTMTLEEFANGVAQTGILTSQETIDIFLHFTAQSKPHLSFPTRARAGLKTQVCHRFQSCAYRSNQWRYRGRCDSIQFSVDRRIFIVGFGLYGSSTGAANYNVKIELKRLGRTLAENDTKFFSDGSSNTFHVFFENPIQIEPECYYTASVILDGNELSFFGQEGMSEVCMGNVTFQFQCSSESTNGTGVQGGQIPELIFYGPTTVTALSSPTNSLCPTPIGAGSSGGGVSNSGGLHVNCDDLLGSGSSDGGGSGALSA; encoded by the exons ATGATCGAAGCCTTTGCCAATAGTTTGGGTAGTCATTTGGGGCGACATCTATTCTACTGGGCAGCGTCCCAACCGGAAGTGAACGGTCTCAATCTGCGTCTCACCGAGCTAATCAACAAATTCCACGGTCCACTTGAACGTGGCGTTCAGGTACTGGACCACCTGCTAACACTCGAGGAGGAGGACTTCAACGGCCACTGGGGCAGCGCGTATCGGCACAGTTATGAGCCCGAATATGCGAGTGACGATGGCAATCAGGAAGTGCTTCAACACTCAGCAAATAGTCGTGAAATACTGCTACCggccgcagcaacaacaacgacaacagctGGTGTGCTAGCAGTGACAAGTGGAAATAATGTAACAAATAACAACCGCATCTCCACCTCGAATCCAAATA TGGAAACACTAAACAATGGTAATGGGCTATTGCTATCGCCGCCACACAACAATTCTGCAAATAATCaccatcaacagcaacaacaacgaagcgCCATTGCAGCTGCAGGTGCCGGCGCAGCAACGGGTGGTGGCGGCGGCAGCAGCGGCGGAGGTGGCCCTACCAGCGGTAGCGGTACCGCAACGGGCGGTGGTGAGCATAATATACAAATAACCCAACCAATCAGCGCACCATCATCGCCCCTAGCGTCGCCTGGTGTTATTACCAGCTCGGCGCTCTTCTGTTTGCCATCGAGTTCCTCAGGTGTTACGTCAGGCGGTAGTAGCAGCAGCAGTGGCGGCGGTAGTGGCAGTGGTTCGTATGTGTGTTCAGCCGGTGCTGCAAATCAAATAAGTAATGCAGCTATGAATGCGGTCGACACGGCTGATCCCAACTGGCAGGCCACCAAAGCGACGGTGCTGGAGCGGAATGCGGCTATGTTCAACAATGAATTGATGTCGGATGTCAAATTTGTTGTGGGAGGAGAATTCG ATTGTGTACAAACAATACCGGCACACAAGTACATCTTGGCCACGGGTAGTTCGGTGTTTTACGCTATGTTTTATGGCGGTCTGGCCGAAAATAAACAGGAAATTAAAGTGCCTGATGTGGAGCCATCGGCGTTTTTAACGCTGTTAAG ATATTTATATTGTGATGAGATTCAATTGGAACCTGATAATATATTGGCCACTTTGTATGCAGCCAAAAAGTATATTGTGCCACATTTAGCGCGCGCCTGCGTCAATTATTTAGAAGTCAAATTGACGGCAAAAAACGCCTGTCTACTTCTCAGTCAATCGCGTCTTTTCGAAGAGCCCGAGCTGATGCAGCGTTGCTGGGAAGTAATCGACGCACAA gcCGAAATGGCGATTAAATCAGAAGACTTTGTCGACATCGACCTCAAGACATTCGAGTCGATATTGTCGCGTGAGACGCTCAACTGCAAGGAGATACATCTCTTTGAGGCAGCGCTCAATTGGGCTCTGAATGCTTGCCAGAAGATGGGTGTTGACGTGACGGCACCGAATAAGCGCAGCATGTTGGGTCAAGCATTGCATTTAATACGCATACCAACCATGACGCTGGAGGAGTTCGCGAACGGCGTCGCACAGACGGGCATACTCACATCACAAGAGactattgatatatttttgcattttaccGCACAATCAAAACCGCATTTAAGTTTTCCTACACGTGCGCGTGCAGGCCTCAAAACGCAAGTATGCCATCGCTTTCAGTCGTGCGCTTATCGCTCCAATCAGTGGCGTTATCGCGGCCGTTGCGATTCCATACAATTCTCTGTGGATCGCAG AATCTTCATTGTTGGCTTCGGCCTGTACGGTTCCTCGACCGGTGCTGCTAATTATAATgtaaaaattgaattgaaacgTCTGGGACGCACGCTCGCAGAAAACGATACTAAATTCTTTTCGGATGGCTCCAGCAACACATTCCACGTATTTTTCGAGaatcccatacaaattgaacccGAGTGCTATTACACCGCTTCTGTCATACTTGACGGCAACGAACTGAGCTTCTTCGGTCAGGAGGGCATGTCCGAAGTATGCATGGGCAATGTAACTTTCCAGTTTCAATGCTCGTCGGAGAGCACAAACGGTACCGGTGTGCAGGGCGGTCAAATACCAGAACTGATATTTTACGGGCCAACAACAGTAACGGCATTAAGTTCACCAACTAACTCACTGTGTCCCACACCAATTGGTGCAGGTAGCAGCGGTGGCGGCGTTTCGAATAGCGGTGGCTTACATGTAAATTGTGATGACTTATTGGGTAGCGGTAGCAGTGACGGTGGCGGTAGTGGCGCATTGAGCGCATGA
- the LOC105227556 gene encoding BTB/POZ domain-containing protein 6-B isoform X5: protein MANNNRLSLKSINKRNQEAMSHSQMNAWINVETLNNGNGLLLSPPHNNSANNHHQQQQQRSAIAAAGAGAATGGGGGSSGGGGPTSGSGTATGGGEHNIQITQPISAPSSPLASPGVITSSALFCLPSSSSGVTSGGSSSSSGGGSGSGSYVCSAGAANQISNAAMNAVDTADPNWQATKATVLERNAAMFNNELMSDVKFVVGGEFADCVQTIPAHKYILATGSSVFYAMFYGGLAENKQEIKVPDVEPSAFLTLLRYLYCDEIQLEPDNILATLYAAKKYIVPHLARACVNYLEVKLTAKNACLLLSQSRLFEEPELMQRCWEVIDAQAEMAIKSEDFVDIDLKTFESILSRETLNCKEIHLFEAALNWALNACQKMGVDVTAPNKRSMLGQALHLIRIPTMTLEEFANGVAQTGILTSQETIDIFLHFTAQSKPHLSFPTRARAGLKTQVCHRFQSCAYRSNQWRYRGRCDSIQFSVDRRIFIVGFGLYGSSTGAANYNVKIELKRLGRTLAENDTKFFSDGSSNTFHVFFENPIQIEPECYYTASVILDGNELSFFGQEGMSEVCMGNVTFQFQCSSESTNGTGVQGGQIPELIFYGPTTVTALSSPTNSLCPTPIGAGSSGGGVSNSGGLHVNCDDLLGSGSSDGGGSGALSA from the exons ATGGCGAATAACAATAGACTTTCGCTAAAGTCGATTAATAAGCGTAACCAGGAGGCGATGTCGCATTCACAAATGAATGCTTGGATAAAtg TGGAAACACTAAACAATGGTAATGGGCTATTGCTATCGCCGCCACACAACAATTCTGCAAATAATCaccatcaacagcaacaacaacgaagcgCCATTGCAGCTGCAGGTGCCGGCGCAGCAACGGGTGGTGGCGGCGGCAGCAGCGGCGGAGGTGGCCCTACCAGCGGTAGCGGTACCGCAACGGGCGGTGGTGAGCATAATATACAAATAACCCAACCAATCAGCGCACCATCATCGCCCCTAGCGTCGCCTGGTGTTATTACCAGCTCGGCGCTCTTCTGTTTGCCATCGAGTTCCTCAGGTGTTACGTCAGGCGGTAGTAGCAGCAGCAGTGGCGGCGGTAGTGGCAGTGGTTCGTATGTGTGTTCAGCCGGTGCTGCAAATCAAATAAGTAATGCAGCTATGAATGCGGTCGACACGGCTGATCCCAACTGGCAGGCCACCAAAGCGACGGTGCTGGAGCGGAATGCGGCTATGTTCAACAATGAATTGATGTCGGATGTCAAATTTGTTGTGGGAGGAGAATTCG CAGATTGTGTACAAACAATACCGGCACACAAGTACATCTTGGCCACGGGTAGTTCGGTGTTTTACGCTATGTTTTATGGCGGTCTGGCCGAAAATAAACAGGAAATTAAAGTGCCTGATGTGGAGCCATCGGCGTTTTTAACGCTGTTAAG ATATTTATATTGTGATGAGATTCAATTGGAACCTGATAATATATTGGCCACTTTGTATGCAGCCAAAAAGTATATTGTGCCACATTTAGCGCGCGCCTGCGTCAATTATTTAGAAGTCAAATTGACGGCAAAAAACGCCTGTCTACTTCTCAGTCAATCGCGTCTTTTCGAAGAGCCCGAGCTGATGCAGCGTTGCTGGGAAGTAATCGACGCACAA gcCGAAATGGCGATTAAATCAGAAGACTTTGTCGACATCGACCTCAAGACATTCGAGTCGATATTGTCGCGTGAGACGCTCAACTGCAAGGAGATACATCTCTTTGAGGCAGCGCTCAATTGGGCTCTGAATGCTTGCCAGAAGATGGGTGTTGACGTGACGGCACCGAATAAGCGCAGCATGTTGGGTCAAGCATTGCATTTAATACGCATACCAACCATGACGCTGGAGGAGTTCGCGAACGGCGTCGCACAGACGGGCATACTCACATCACAAGAGactattgatatatttttgcattttaccGCACAATCAAAACCGCATTTAAGTTTTCCTACACGTGCGCGTGCAGGCCTCAAAACGCAAGTATGCCATCGCTTTCAGTCGTGCGCTTATCGCTCCAATCAGTGGCGTTATCGCGGCCGTTGCGATTCCATACAATTCTCTGTGGATCGCAG AATCTTCATTGTTGGCTTCGGCCTGTACGGTTCCTCGACCGGTGCTGCTAATTATAATgtaaaaattgaattgaaacgTCTGGGACGCACGCTCGCAGAAAACGATACTAAATTCTTTTCGGATGGCTCCAGCAACACATTCCACGTATTTTTCGAGaatcccatacaaattgaacccGAGTGCTATTACACCGCTTCTGTCATACTTGACGGCAACGAACTGAGCTTCTTCGGTCAGGAGGGCATGTCCGAAGTATGCATGGGCAATGTAACTTTCCAGTTTCAATGCTCGTCGGAGAGCACAAACGGTACCGGTGTGCAGGGCGGTCAAATACCAGAACTGATATTTTACGGGCCAACAACAGTAACGGCATTAAGTTCACCAACTAACTCACTGTGTCCCACACCAATTGGTGCAGGTAGCAGCGGTGGCGGCGTTTCGAATAGCGGTGGCTTACATGTAAATTGTGATGACTTATTGGGTAGCGGTAGCAGTGACGGTGGCGGTAGTGGCGCATTGAGCGCATGA
- the LOC105227556 gene encoding BTB/POZ domain-containing protein 6-B isoform X6: protein MANNNRLSLKSINKRNQEAMSHSQMNAWINVETLNNGNGLLLSPPHNNSANNHHQQQQQRSAIAAAGAGAATGGGGGSSGGGGPTSGSGTATGGGEHNIQITQPISAPSSPLASPGVITSSALFCLPSSSSGVTSGGSSSSSGGGSGSGSYVCSAGAANQISNAAMNAVDTADPNWQATKATVLERNAAMFNNELMSDVKFVVGGEFDCVQTIPAHKYILATGSSVFYAMFYGGLAENKQEIKVPDVEPSAFLTLLRYLYCDEIQLEPDNILATLYAAKKYIVPHLARACVNYLEVKLTAKNACLLLSQSRLFEEPELMQRCWEVIDAQAEMAIKSEDFVDIDLKTFESILSRETLNCKEIHLFEAALNWALNACQKMGVDVTAPNKRSMLGQALHLIRIPTMTLEEFANGVAQTGILTSQETIDIFLHFTAQSKPHLSFPTRARAGLKTQVCHRFQSCAYRSNQWRYRGRCDSIQFSVDRRIFIVGFGLYGSSTGAANYNVKIELKRLGRTLAENDTKFFSDGSSNTFHVFFENPIQIEPECYYTASVILDGNELSFFGQEGMSEVCMGNVTFQFQCSSESTNGTGVQGGQIPELIFYGPTTVTALSSPTNSLCPTPIGAGSSGGGVSNSGGLHVNCDDLLGSGSSDGGGSGALSA from the exons ATGGCGAATAACAATAGACTTTCGCTAAAGTCGATTAATAAGCGTAACCAGGAGGCGATGTCGCATTCACAAATGAATGCTTGGATAAAtg TGGAAACACTAAACAATGGTAATGGGCTATTGCTATCGCCGCCACACAACAATTCTGCAAATAATCaccatcaacagcaacaacaacgaagcgCCATTGCAGCTGCAGGTGCCGGCGCAGCAACGGGTGGTGGCGGCGGCAGCAGCGGCGGAGGTGGCCCTACCAGCGGTAGCGGTACCGCAACGGGCGGTGGTGAGCATAATATACAAATAACCCAACCAATCAGCGCACCATCATCGCCCCTAGCGTCGCCTGGTGTTATTACCAGCTCGGCGCTCTTCTGTTTGCCATCGAGTTCCTCAGGTGTTACGTCAGGCGGTAGTAGCAGCAGCAGTGGCGGCGGTAGTGGCAGTGGTTCGTATGTGTGTTCAGCCGGTGCTGCAAATCAAATAAGTAATGCAGCTATGAATGCGGTCGACACGGCTGATCCCAACTGGCAGGCCACCAAAGCGACGGTGCTGGAGCGGAATGCGGCTATGTTCAACAATGAATTGATGTCGGATGTCAAATTTGTTGTGGGAGGAGAATTCG ATTGTGTACAAACAATACCGGCACACAAGTACATCTTGGCCACGGGTAGTTCGGTGTTTTACGCTATGTTTTATGGCGGTCTGGCCGAAAATAAACAGGAAATTAAAGTGCCTGATGTGGAGCCATCGGCGTTTTTAACGCTGTTAAG ATATTTATATTGTGATGAGATTCAATTGGAACCTGATAATATATTGGCCACTTTGTATGCAGCCAAAAAGTATATTGTGCCACATTTAGCGCGCGCCTGCGTCAATTATTTAGAAGTCAAATTGACGGCAAAAAACGCCTGTCTACTTCTCAGTCAATCGCGTCTTTTCGAAGAGCCCGAGCTGATGCAGCGTTGCTGGGAAGTAATCGACGCACAA gcCGAAATGGCGATTAAATCAGAAGACTTTGTCGACATCGACCTCAAGACATTCGAGTCGATATTGTCGCGTGAGACGCTCAACTGCAAGGAGATACATCTCTTTGAGGCAGCGCTCAATTGGGCTCTGAATGCTTGCCAGAAGATGGGTGTTGACGTGACGGCACCGAATAAGCGCAGCATGTTGGGTCAAGCATTGCATTTAATACGCATACCAACCATGACGCTGGAGGAGTTCGCGAACGGCGTCGCACAGACGGGCATACTCACATCACAAGAGactattgatatatttttgcattttaccGCACAATCAAAACCGCATTTAAGTTTTCCTACACGTGCGCGTGCAGGCCTCAAAACGCAAGTATGCCATCGCTTTCAGTCGTGCGCTTATCGCTCCAATCAGTGGCGTTATCGCGGCCGTTGCGATTCCATACAATTCTCTGTGGATCGCAG AATCTTCATTGTTGGCTTCGGCCTGTACGGTTCCTCGACCGGTGCTGCTAATTATAATgtaaaaattgaattgaaacgTCTGGGACGCACGCTCGCAGAAAACGATACTAAATTCTTTTCGGATGGCTCCAGCAACACATTCCACGTATTTTTCGAGaatcccatacaaattgaacccGAGTGCTATTACACCGCTTCTGTCATACTTGACGGCAACGAACTGAGCTTCTTCGGTCAGGAGGGCATGTCCGAAGTATGCATGGGCAATGTAACTTTCCAGTTTCAATGCTCGTCGGAGAGCACAAACGGTACCGGTGTGCAGGGCGGTCAAATACCAGAACTGATATTTTACGGGCCAACAACAGTAACGGCATTAAGTTCACCAACTAACTCACTGTGTCCCACACCAATTGGTGCAGGTAGCAGCGGTGGCGGCGTTTCGAATAGCGGTGGCTTACATGTAAATTGTGATGACTTATTGGGTAGCGGTAGCAGTGACGGTGGCGGTAGTGGCGCATTGAGCGCATGA
- the LOC105227556 gene encoding BTB/POZ domain-containing protein 6-B isoform X3: protein MMSRNANKSMTTGNKSARGNFDFRKLFRTNTTKPNCKHALETLNNGNGLLLSPPHNNSANNHHQQQQQRSAIAAAGAGAATGGGGGSSGGGGPTSGSGTATGGGEHNIQITQPISAPSSPLASPGVITSSALFCLPSSSSGVTSGGSSSSSGGGSGSGSYVCSAGAANQISNAAMNAVDTADPNWQATKATVLERNAAMFNNELMSDVKFVVGGEFADCVQTIPAHKYILATGSSVFYAMFYGGLAENKQEIKVPDVEPSAFLTLLRYLYCDEIQLEPDNILATLYAAKKYIVPHLARACVNYLEVKLTAKNACLLLSQSRLFEEPELMQRCWEVIDAQAEMAIKSEDFVDIDLKTFESILSRETLNCKEIHLFEAALNWALNACQKMGVDVTAPNKRSMLGQALHLIRIPTMTLEEFANGVAQTGILTSQETIDIFLHFTAQSKPHLSFPTRARAGLKTQVCHRFQSCAYRSNQWRYRGRCDSIQFSVDRRIFIVGFGLYGSSTGAANYNVKIELKRLGRTLAENDTKFFSDGSSNTFHVFFENPIQIEPECYYTASVILDGNELSFFGQEGMSEVCMGNVTFQFQCSSESTNGTGVQGGQIPELIFYGPTTVTALSSPTNSLCPTPIGAGSSGGGVSNSGGLHVNCDDLLGSGSSDGGGSGALSA from the exons atgatGAGCAGAAACGCAAACAAGTCAATGACGACGGGTAACAAATCGGCAAGAGGGAATttcgattttcgaaaattatttcgcACTAATACGACTAAACCAAATTGTAAACATGCAC TGGAAACACTAAACAATGGTAATGGGCTATTGCTATCGCCGCCACACAACAATTCTGCAAATAATCaccatcaacagcaacaacaacgaagcgCCATTGCAGCTGCAGGTGCCGGCGCAGCAACGGGTGGTGGCGGCGGCAGCAGCGGCGGAGGTGGCCCTACCAGCGGTAGCGGTACCGCAACGGGCGGTGGTGAGCATAATATACAAATAACCCAACCAATCAGCGCACCATCATCGCCCCTAGCGTCGCCTGGTGTTATTACCAGCTCGGCGCTCTTCTGTTTGCCATCGAGTTCCTCAGGTGTTACGTCAGGCGGTAGTAGCAGCAGCAGTGGCGGCGGTAGTGGCAGTGGTTCGTATGTGTGTTCAGCCGGTGCTGCAAATCAAATAAGTAATGCAGCTATGAATGCGGTCGACACGGCTGATCCCAACTGGCAGGCCACCAAAGCGACGGTGCTGGAGCGGAATGCGGCTATGTTCAACAATGAATTGATGTCGGATGTCAAATTTGTTGTGGGAGGAGAATTCG CAGATTGTGTACAAACAATACCGGCACACAAGTACATCTTGGCCACGGGTAGTTCGGTGTTTTACGCTATGTTTTATGGCGGTCTGGCCGAAAATAAACAGGAAATTAAAGTGCCTGATGTGGAGCCATCGGCGTTTTTAACGCTGTTAAG ATATTTATATTGTGATGAGATTCAATTGGAACCTGATAATATATTGGCCACTTTGTATGCAGCCAAAAAGTATATTGTGCCACATTTAGCGCGCGCCTGCGTCAATTATTTAGAAGTCAAATTGACGGCAAAAAACGCCTGTCTACTTCTCAGTCAATCGCGTCTTTTCGAAGAGCCCGAGCTGATGCAGCGTTGCTGGGAAGTAATCGACGCACAA gcCGAAATGGCGATTAAATCAGAAGACTTTGTCGACATCGACCTCAAGACATTCGAGTCGATATTGTCGCGTGAGACGCTCAACTGCAAGGAGATACATCTCTTTGAGGCAGCGCTCAATTGGGCTCTGAATGCTTGCCAGAAGATGGGTGTTGACGTGACGGCACCGAATAAGCGCAGCATGTTGGGTCAAGCATTGCATTTAATACGCATACCAACCATGACGCTGGAGGAGTTCGCGAACGGCGTCGCACAGACGGGCATACTCACATCACAAGAGactattgatatatttttgcattttaccGCACAATCAAAACCGCATTTAAGTTTTCCTACACGTGCGCGTGCAGGCCTCAAAACGCAAGTATGCCATCGCTTTCAGTCGTGCGCTTATCGCTCCAATCAGTGGCGTTATCGCGGCCGTTGCGATTCCATACAATTCTCTGTGGATCGCAG AATCTTCATTGTTGGCTTCGGCCTGTACGGTTCCTCGACCGGTGCTGCTAATTATAATgtaaaaattgaattgaaacgTCTGGGACGCACGCTCGCAGAAAACGATACTAAATTCTTTTCGGATGGCTCCAGCAACACATTCCACGTATTTTTCGAGaatcccatacaaattgaacccGAGTGCTATTACACCGCTTCTGTCATACTTGACGGCAACGAACTGAGCTTCTTCGGTCAGGAGGGCATGTCCGAAGTATGCATGGGCAATGTAACTTTCCAGTTTCAATGCTCGTCGGAGAGCACAAACGGTACCGGTGTGCAGGGCGGTCAAATACCAGAACTGATATTTTACGGGCCAACAACAGTAACGGCATTAAGTTCACCAACTAACTCACTGTGTCCCACACCAATTGGTGCAGGTAGCAGCGGTGGCGGCGTTTCGAATAGCGGTGGCTTACATGTAAATTGTGATGACTTATTGGGTAGCGGTAGCAGTGACGGTGGCGGTAGTGGCGCATTGAGCGCATGA
- the LOC105227556 gene encoding BTB/POZ domain-containing protein 6-B isoform X1, which translates to MIEAFANSLGSHLGRHLFYWAASQPEVNGLNLRLTELINKFHGPLERGVQVLDHLLTLEEEDFNGHWGSAYRHSYEPEYASDDGNQEVLQHSANSREILLPAAATTTTTAGVLAVTSGNNVTNNNRISTSNPNMETLNNGNGLLLSPPHNNSANNHHQQQQQRSAIAAAGAGAATGGGGGSSGGGGPTSGSGTATGGGEHNIQITQPISAPSSPLASPGVITSSALFCLPSSSSGVTSGGSSSSSGGGSGSGSYVCSAGAANQISNAAMNAVDTADPNWQATKATVLERNAAMFNNELMSDVKFVVGGEFADCVQTIPAHKYILATGSSVFYAMFYGGLAENKQEIKVPDVEPSAFLTLLRYLYCDEIQLEPDNILATLYAAKKYIVPHLARACVNYLEVKLTAKNACLLLSQSRLFEEPELMQRCWEVIDAQAEMAIKSEDFVDIDLKTFESILSRETLNCKEIHLFEAALNWALNACQKMGVDVTAPNKRSMLGQALHLIRIPTMTLEEFANGVAQTGILTSQETIDIFLHFTAQSKPHLSFPTRARAGLKTQVCHRFQSCAYRSNQWRYRGRCDSIQFSVDRRIFIVGFGLYGSSTGAANYNVKIELKRLGRTLAENDTKFFSDGSSNTFHVFFENPIQIEPECYYTASVILDGNELSFFGQEGMSEVCMGNVTFQFQCSSESTNGTGVQGGQIPELIFYGPTTVTALSSPTNSLCPTPIGAGSSGGGVSNSGGLHVNCDDLLGSGSSDGGGSGALSA; encoded by the exons ATGATCGAAGCCTTTGCCAATAGTTTGGGTAGTCATTTGGGGCGACATCTATTCTACTGGGCAGCGTCCCAACCGGAAGTGAACGGTCTCAATCTGCGTCTCACCGAGCTAATCAACAAATTCCACGGTCCACTTGAACGTGGCGTTCAGGTACTGGACCACCTGCTAACACTCGAGGAGGAGGACTTCAACGGCCACTGGGGCAGCGCGTATCGGCACAGTTATGAGCCCGAATATGCGAGTGACGATGGCAATCAGGAAGTGCTTCAACACTCAGCAAATAGTCGTGAAATACTGCTACCggccgcagcaacaacaacgacaacagctGGTGTGCTAGCAGTGACAAGTGGAAATAATGTAACAAATAACAACCGCATCTCCACCTCGAATCCAAATA TGGAAACACTAAACAATGGTAATGGGCTATTGCTATCGCCGCCACACAACAATTCTGCAAATAATCaccatcaacagcaacaacaacgaagcgCCATTGCAGCTGCAGGTGCCGGCGCAGCAACGGGTGGTGGCGGCGGCAGCAGCGGCGGAGGTGGCCCTACCAGCGGTAGCGGTACCGCAACGGGCGGTGGTGAGCATAATATACAAATAACCCAACCAATCAGCGCACCATCATCGCCCCTAGCGTCGCCTGGTGTTATTACCAGCTCGGCGCTCTTCTGTTTGCCATCGAGTTCCTCAGGTGTTACGTCAGGCGGTAGTAGCAGCAGCAGTGGCGGCGGTAGTGGCAGTGGTTCGTATGTGTGTTCAGCCGGTGCTGCAAATCAAATAAGTAATGCAGCTATGAATGCGGTCGACACGGCTGATCCCAACTGGCAGGCCACCAAAGCGACGGTGCTGGAGCGGAATGCGGCTATGTTCAACAATGAATTGATGTCGGATGTCAAATTTGTTGTGGGAGGAGAATTCG CAGATTGTGTACAAACAATACCGGCACACAAGTACATCTTGGCCACGGGTAGTTCGGTGTTTTACGCTATGTTTTATGGCGGTCTGGCCGAAAATAAACAGGAAATTAAAGTGCCTGATGTGGAGCCATCGGCGTTTTTAACGCTGTTAAG ATATTTATATTGTGATGAGATTCAATTGGAACCTGATAATATATTGGCCACTTTGTATGCAGCCAAAAAGTATATTGTGCCACATTTAGCGCGCGCCTGCGTCAATTATTTAGAAGTCAAATTGACGGCAAAAAACGCCTGTCTACTTCTCAGTCAATCGCGTCTTTTCGAAGAGCCCGAGCTGATGCAGCGTTGCTGGGAAGTAATCGACGCACAA gcCGAAATGGCGATTAAATCAGAAGACTTTGTCGACATCGACCTCAAGACATTCGAGTCGATATTGTCGCGTGAGACGCTCAACTGCAAGGAGATACATCTCTTTGAGGCAGCGCTCAATTGGGCTCTGAATGCTTGCCAGAAGATGGGTGTTGACGTGACGGCACCGAATAAGCGCAGCATGTTGGGTCAAGCATTGCATTTAATACGCATACCAACCATGACGCTGGAGGAGTTCGCGAACGGCGTCGCACAGACGGGCATACTCACATCACAAGAGactattgatatatttttgcattttaccGCACAATCAAAACCGCATTTAAGTTTTCCTACACGTGCGCGTGCAGGCCTCAAAACGCAAGTATGCCATCGCTTTCAGTCGTGCGCTTATCGCTCCAATCAGTGGCGTTATCGCGGCCGTTGCGATTCCATACAATTCTCTGTGGATCGCAG AATCTTCATTGTTGGCTTCGGCCTGTACGGTTCCTCGACCGGTGCTGCTAATTATAATgtaaaaattgaattgaaacgTCTGGGACGCACGCTCGCAGAAAACGATACTAAATTCTTTTCGGATGGCTCCAGCAACACATTCCACGTATTTTTCGAGaatcccatacaaattgaacccGAGTGCTATTACACCGCTTCTGTCATACTTGACGGCAACGAACTGAGCTTCTTCGGTCAGGAGGGCATGTCCGAAGTATGCATGGGCAATGTAACTTTCCAGTTTCAATGCTCGTCGGAGAGCACAAACGGTACCGGTGTGCAGGGCGGTCAAATACCAGAACTGATATTTTACGGGCCAACAACAGTAACGGCATTAAGTTCACCAACTAACTCACTGTGTCCCACACCAATTGGTGCAGGTAGCAGCGGTGGCGGCGTTTCGAATAGCGGTGGCTTACATGTAAATTGTGATGACTTATTGGGTAGCGGTAGCAGTGACGGTGGCGGTAGTGGCGCATTGAGCGCATGA